The proteins below come from a single Vicinamibacteria bacterium genomic window:
- a CDS encoding hydrogenase subunit MbhD domain-containing protein yields the protein MIPPLVTLFLFLMLVCAVVALKVTDLLAAVVIFGAFSFFSAVFFTLLGALDVAFTEAAVGAAI from the coding sequence TGATCCCCCCTCTGGTGACCCTGTTCCTGTTCCTCATGCTCGTCTGCGCCGTCGTCGCCTTGAAGGTGACCGATCTTCTCGCTGCAGTCGTCATTTTCGGCGCGTTCAGCTTCTTCTCCGCCGTCTTTTTCACGCTCCTCGGGGCCCTCGATGTGGCGTTTACCGAAGCCGCCGTGGGCGCGGCGATC